GCCGAGACCGTCGACCTGCTCGAGGAGCTGGGCGCCGAGGTCACCGAGGTGTCCTGCCCGACTTTCGTGCACGCGATGGCGACCTACTACCTGATCCTGCCGGCGGAGTGCTCCTCCAACCTCGCCAAGTTCGACGCCATGCGCTACGGCCTGCGCGTCGTGCCCGAGGGAGACCCGAGCGCCGAGGCGGTCATGAAGGCGACCCGCGACGCCGGCTTCGGCGACGAGGTCAAGCGCCGGATCATGATCGGCACCTACGCCCTGTCGAGCGGCTACTACGACGCCTACTACGGCCAGGCGCAGAAGGTCCGCACGCTCATCTCGCGCGACTTCGCGGCCGCCTTCGAGAACGTTGACGTGCTGGTCTCGCCGACCTCGCCGACCACGGCGTTCCCGCTGGGCGACAAGCTCGACGACCCGCTGGCGATGTACCTGCAGGACCTCGCCACGATCCCGGCCAACCTGGCCGGCGTACCCGGCATCTCGGTCCCCGCCGGCCTCGCCGACGAGGACGGCCTGCCGGTCGGCTTCCAGGTGCTGGCGCCGGCGCTCGCCGACGACCGGCTCTACCGCGTCGGCGCTGCCGTCGAGGCGGCCCTGACCTCCCGCTGGGGCGGTCCGATCCTTGCCAAGGCTCCGACCCTGGAGGTGTCTCGATGACCGAGGTTCTCGTTCCCTTCGACGAGGTCATCGCGAAGTACGACCCCGCCCTCGGCCTCGAGGTGCACGTCGAGCTCAACACGAACACGAAGATGTTCTGCGGCTGCCCGGCCGTCTTCGGCGGCGAGCCCAACACCCAGGTCTGCCCGACCTGCCTGGGCCTGCCCGGCGCGATGCCGGTCGTCAACGGCAAGGCCGTCGAGTCGGCGATCCGGATCGGCCTGGCGCTGAACTGCTCGATCGCCGAGTGGTGCCGGTTCGCGCGGAAGAACTACTTCTACCCGGACATGCCGAAGAACTTCCAGACCTCCCAGTACGACGAGCCGATCGCCTTCGACGGCTGGCTCGACGTCGAGGTCGAGGGGGAGACCTTCCGGGTCGAGATCGAGCGCGCCCACATGGAGGAGGACACCGGCAAGTCCACCCACGTCGGTGGCGCGACCGGCCGGATCCACGGCGCCGACTACTCGCTGGTCGACTACAACCGTGCCGGCATCCCCCTGATCGAGATCGTCACCCGCCCGATCCTGGTGCCGGCCGAGAAGGCTCCGGCCGTGGCCCGCGCGTACGTCGGGCAGCTCCGCGACCTGATCCTCGCCCTCGGCGTCTCCGACGCCCGGATGGACCAGGGCTCGATCCGCGCCGACGTGAACCTGTCGCTCGCGCCGAAGGGTGCCGACAAGCTCGGGACGCGCTCGGAGACCAAGAACGTCAACTCGCTGCGCTCGGTCGAGCGCGCGGTCCGCTACGAGATGTCGCGTCACGCCGGCATCCTCGACGCGGGCGGCTCGGTGCTGCAGGAGACGCGGCACTTCCACGAGGACACCGGTACGACGTCCTCGGGCCGCGAGAAGTCCGACGCCGAGGACTACCGCTACTTCCCCGAGCCCGACCTGGTGCCCGTGGCACCCTCGCGCGAGTGGGTCGAGGAGCTGCGCGGCACGCTGCCCGAGAACCCGACCCAGAAGCGGGCCCGGCTCCAGGAGGAGTACGGCTTCTCCGACCTGGAGATGCGTGACGTCTGGGCGGCCGGCGCGCTGCCGCTGATCGAGGCCACCGTCGCCGAGGGCACCGCCCCGCAGTCGGCGCGCAAGTGGTGGGTCGCCGAGCTGCTGCGCCGCGCCAACGACGCCGGCGTCGAGCTGGCCGAGGTCGGCGTGACCCCGAAGCAGGTCGCCGAGGTGCAGGCCCTGGTCGACGCCAAGACGATCAACGACAAGCTGGCCCGCCAGGTCTTCGACGGCCTCATCGCCGGCGAGGGCACGGCTGCCGAAGTCATCGAGAAGCGCGGCCTCGCGCTCGTGTCCGACGACGGTCCGCTGATCGCAGCCATCGACGACGCGCTCGCCGCCCAGCCCGACATCGCCGAGAAGATCCGGGGTGGCAACCACGCCGCCGCCGGCGCGGTCATCGGTGCGGTCATGAAGGCGACCCGGGGCCAGGCCGACGCCGCCCGAGTGCGCGAGCTGATCCTCGAGAAGCTCGCCTGAGCCCACCGCTGCGGAGCCGCCCGTCCCCGGATGAACCGGGGGCAGGCGGCTCCGGTGCTGTCCGGGTCACGCCGCCAGGCCGGCGTAGGTGTCGCGGAGGACCGCGCGCACCAGGTCGGGGTGATGCATCACCTGGGGCCAGGTGAACCGGAGCACCCGCCAGCCGGTGGCGGCCAGAGCGTTGTAGCGCTCGCAATCCGTCTCGAACGCGTGCTTCTCCCTGCCGTGGAACTCCCAGGACTCCGCCTCGAGGACAACGCCGGCCAGCGGGTCGACCAGGTCGGGGTGCAGCACGAGCCCTCGCGCGTGGATCTCGAACTGCGGCACCACGGGTACCCCCGCCTCGATGGCGATCGCCCTCAGCGCCGACTCGAACGGGTTGGCCGCGACCTTCGTCGCATGCAGCAGGACCGCACGGTCACGCCCGGAGGCCGCGGCCTGCAGGTCGTCGTACGTCATCGCGTCGTGGCGCAGGGCCGAGTCGGCCACGGCCAGCGCATCCGCGAACGGAAGGTGGCGGGCACACTGCAGGACGGTCGCGAGTGGGCTGGTGGCCCAGCCCTCGGTCGTGGTGCCACGGGGGAGGCGATGCACGTCTGCCGCCCCGACCCGGGCAGCGGTCGCCCGTGGGGTACGCCGACCTGCGGTCGCCGGGGCGGCATCCGGACCTCCCACCCCCAGTGCAGGGCGGCGCTGAGGAGCGTGACGTGACCGCCGACCAGCACGGCCGCGCGTCGGGCCTGGTCCGCGACCGGCAGCGCGTAGCGACCGTGACCCGCCTGGAGGATCGCGCGTCCCTGCACGGCGGTCCGCAGACGCCGGCGCGAGGTGAGCAGGAGCAGGTCGCGCGCCGCGGCGATGCCGCCCAACCGCTCGAGAGCCTCCACCGTGTCCACCCCCTCAGCCTCTCCCGATGGCCGGGCGGCTGCACCCGGCCCTCCACAGGCCAGGTCGCGCAGCGATCGGGCGCCGACACGCCGATCGGCCGGCATGTCGCAATGCTCCCAAGGCATCGAATGGCCGGTGACGGGCGGATGAGGGCGCGGGGTCGCAGCGGAGGTACGCTGACCCGGTTACATCGAGAACACGCCCGTGGTGGGGGAAGCCGGTCGAATCCCGGCGCTGACCCGCAACCGTGGACCGCCCCTCGGGGAGCGGTGAGCCGGAGCACCCGACGCGGCGCGTCCTGACACAACGCTGTCGCGGAGAGCAGCGGGTCAGCGGCACAGGACTTCTGGGCCCGCCCGTCGGCTGCAGCGGGAAGGCACCACATGTCCACCTCCCTGTTCGTACGCCGGGCGGTCGCTGCCGTCGCCGGTACTGCCGTTGTCGCCGGTGGGTTGATGGCCGTCGCGCCGGCTCCGGCCGCGCACGCGGTCCCGGCCGCGCCCAACGCCGAGGCGAGTGCCGCCGCGGCATGGCTCAGCGATGCGATCGGCGGTGACGGCCTGATCCCTGGTGGCGGGGTTGGTGGCTTCTTCTACGGCGCCAATCTCGACTTCGGCATCAGCCTCGCCGCGACCGGTCAGGCGCCGTCCGCCGCATTGACCAAGATCACCGACGGCATCGACGCCACCGTTGCAGACTACGTCGGCGACATCAATGCCGCGGCGAACGCAGGCAAGGTCGCCCACGCGGCCTACTTCTACGCCGTGACCGGCGGCAACGCCTCTGACGCGGGCGACGATCACCTTGACCTCGCTGCGGCGCTGGCCGCCCAGGTCGACGACACGACGGGCCAGCTCGGCAGCACCAACACCGTCTACAACCAGGTGTGGGCGGTCTTCGCGCTGAAGGCGATCGACAGCAACGAGGCCGCGAAGGCTCGCGACTTCCTCGTCGCTCAGCGCGGTCCCGCTGCCACCGACGGTTGGGGCTATGACGCCGGTGTCTGGACGAATGACGTTGACGCCACGTCCTGGGCCCTGCAGGCACTCGCGCCGTGGCAGTCCGACACCACCGTCAAGGCCGCGATTGACGCCGGAGCGACCTACCTGCGCTCGACGCAGAAGCCGAGCGGCGGGATCGATGCGGGCTTCCTGGGGGTGAACGCCAACAGCACGGGGCTTGCCGCGTACGCGTTCGGCCTCACAGGACGTACGACCGAGGCCTCTGCTGCCGCATCGTGGGTAGCGGCCCACCAGTCCGTCGCTCTCGCGGGCTGTGGCGTGCCCGGGCCGAATGCCGGTGCCATCGCCTATGACGACCTCGCGTTCGCCGGCGGCGTGACCGCGGACGAGGTCGACCAGGCCGGGCCTGCGACCGCGCAGGCCCTGGAGGGCCTGGCCTACCTCCCGGCGGCCCAGCCGAGCCTCCCGAAGTTCGCCGATGCCGGTACGACGAACAGCCTTCCGCTCCAGGGGGCGCGCACCGGTCAGCAGGTCTGCGTCACCGGGCTCGGCGCCCCGCAGCAGTTGACCGCCCCGGCCTCCGCCACCTACGCAGCGCCGGCGGGCACTGCCGACCACCCGGTCACGCTGACCTTCCTCGGAGGCAGCACCACGACGACCCTCAAGGCCCTCGACGCCACCAGGCTCAAGGTCAAGGTCGCCACCAAGCTCAAGGCGAACAAGAAGGCCACGATCAAGGTCAAGGGTCTCGCCGCCGGCGAGAGCGTGAGCGTGAAGATCGGCAAGAAGACCGCCACCGGCACCGCGAACGCCAACGGCGTCGCCAAGGTGAGGATCAAGGTGAAGAAGAAGGGCAAGGCCAAGGTCAAGGTGGTCGGTCAGTTCCCCGACCGCAAGGGCAAGGCCACCACCCGGGTCGTGTGATGACCTCCAGCAGCACCCTGCGCACTGCAGCCGCGACGATCCTCGTCGCGGCTGCCGTCGTGCTGCTCCCGCAGGCGTCGGCGTCGGCGGCGGCCTGTGGCGGCAGCACGGGCATCACCGTCGTGGTCGACTCCAACCAGCTCGGCGCCGGCATCAGCGCGGGCTGCGACGCGGACGGCGGCACCGCGGCGAACAACTTCGCCGACGCTGGTTACCAGCTCGAGTACAGCCAGGCAGCGGGCATGAGCGGCTTCGTCTGCAAGATCAACGGCAACCCGGCCAACGGCGACTGCACGGAGACCGACGCCTACTGGAGCCTGTGGTGGTCCGACGGGAAGTCGGGCACCTGGACGTACGCCGCCCGCGGAGTGGGGAGCCTGCGCGTTCCCGACGGCGGGTACGTCGCCTTCGCGTGGCACCAGGGCAATGGCCAGGCCGCGCCTCCCGACGTCGCGCCGACCCCGCGGGTCCAGGAGGCCAAGCCGACGCCCGCACCCAGCCCGACCAGGTCCACGAAGCCGAAGCCGTCGGCGAAGCCCACGCCCAAGCCGACCCCGAAGCCCTCGGCCAGTGCGACCTCGGCGACCCCGAGCGCCAGCGCCACCCCGAGCGCCTCGGCGTCCACGGCGACGCCGACCGCGACTCCGACGGACGCGACTCCGAGCGACACCCCGAGCCAGACCACGACCACCGGTCTGCCGTCGATCGACGAGATCACCGACGGCCCCGAGGCGACGTCCGCGGACGTGGACGGCGAGAACGACGGCGGCGGGTTCCCCGCGTGGCTGGGGATCGGGCTGGTCGTGGTGGTGCTGGGGGCGGCGGGCGCCGTACCCCTGATCCGTCGACGCAGGGCCTGAGCGGGTCATGGGCGCAGGACGGCTGGCACGGGACCTCCACCCGGTCGCGTGGTGGGTCTGGGCGGTGGGGCTGGCCGTGGCCGCCTCCTGCACGACCAACCCGTGGCTGCTGCTCGTCCTGCTCGGCGTGGTCACCCTCGTCGTGCTCACCTGCCGCTCCGACCAGCCGTGGGCGCGCTCGTTCCGGCTCTACGTCTGGCTCGGCGTCGTGGTGCTCGTCGTGCGGATCCTGTTCCGGGTGCTGCTCGGCGGCGACGTGCCGGGCCACGTCCTGTTCACGCTGCCGAGCATCCCCCTGCCCGACTGGGCGGCGGGCATCTCGCTGCTCGGGCCGTTCACCCGCGAGGAGCTGCTCGCGGCGACGTACGAGGGACTGCGCCTGGCAACCCTGCTGATCGCGGTCGGCGCCGCCAACGCGCTGGCCAACCCCAAGCGACTGATGAAGTCGCTGCCGCCGGCCCTCTACGAGATCGGTACGGCGATGACGGTGGCGATCAGCGTGGTCCCGCAGCTCGCCGACAGCGCGCGGCGGGTGCGGGCTGCGCAGCAGCTGCGCGGGGGACCGGAGGGGCGGTTCCGCCGGGTCCGGGGCGTACGACGCCTGCTGGTCCCGATCCTCGAGGACGCCTTCGACCGCTCGCTGGCACTGGCCGCCGGCATGGACGCCCGCGGCTACGGCCGCACCGGTGAGCTCACCGCCGTCCAGCGCCGCCGCACCGGAGCGCTCATCATCGGCGGCCTGGTCGGGGTGTGCGTCGGCGTCTACGCCTTCCTCGACAGCACCGCGCCGCGCCTGCTGGCGTTGCCGATGCTGGTGCTCGGGATGCTCCTCGCCCTCGGCGGCTTCGCGCTGGCGGGCCGGCGGGTGCAGCGCACGCGCTACCGCCCTGACCGCTGGCAGCTCCCGGAGCTCGTCGTCGCCGGGGCCGGGATCGCCGCAGGTGCAGGGATGTGGGCGCTCCAGCGGTGGGACACGGCCGTCGCGCACCCCGGCGTCCTGGTCCGCCCCGACGTCTCGCTGCTGGCCCTCGCGGCAGCGCTGGTCGCCGTGCTCCCGGTCTGGGCCGCGCCGCTGCCGGTCACCGCCCGACGGCGCGTGGAGGTGGTGGCCTGATGCTCGAGCTGCGCGGGATCACGCTGACCTACGACGACCCGGAGACCACCGCCCGCACCACCGTCCTCGACCGGGTCGACCTGACCGTCACCGACGGCGAGCTGGTCGTCCTGGCCGGTCCGACCGGCGTCGGCAAGTCGACGCTGCTCGGCGTCGTGGCCGGCCTGGTGCCGTCGTACACCGGCGGCACGCTCGCCGGCGACGTCCTCCTCGACGGCGCCAGCATCGTCGAGCGGCCGGCCAGGGAGCGCGCCCACGCGATCGGGTACGTCGGCCAGAACCCCGCCGCGTGGTTCGTCACCGACACGGTGGAGGAGGAGCTGGCGTTCGGGATGGAGCAGCTGGGGCTGCCCGCGCCGACGATGCGTCGCCGGGTCGAGGAGACCCTCGACCTGCTCGGCATCGCCGAGCTGCGCCACCGCGACCTGCGCACCCTCTCGGGCGGCCAGCAGCAACGCGTGGCGATCGGCGCCGTGCTCACCACCCACCCCCGGCTGCTGGTCCTCGACGAGCCCACCTCGGCGCTCGACCCGACCGCGGCCGAGGACGTCCTCGCGACGCTCACGCGGCTGGTCCACGACCTCGGCGTCTCGGTGCTGGTCGCCGAGCACCGCCTCGAGCGCGTGGTGCCCTTCGCCGACCGGCTCTGCCTGCTCCACCGGGGTGGCCGGGTCGAGGTCGGCGAGCCTGCCGAGGTGCTCCGGGACGCGCCGATCGCGCCGCCGCTGGTCGAGCTGGGCCGGCTCGCCGGGTGGCAGCCGTTGCCCCTCACCGTCCGCGAGGCCCGGCGCCGCGCGCCCGCGCTGAAGGAGCGGCTGGGGGAGCCGCCGCACCGCGAGCAGCCCGCCAGCGCCGAGCCCGTCGTCGACGTACGACGCCTCGTGCTCGCCCACGGCCGCACGCCGGTTCTCCGCGAGGTCGACCTCACCCTGCGGCCCGGGACGGTCACCGCCCTGATGGGTCGCAACGGCGCCGGGAAGTCGACGCTGCTCTGGGCGCTCCAGGGCCGTCACGCCGCGACCTCCGGCACCGTCCGCGTCGCCGGCCAGGACCCGGCCGAGCTCAGGCCCGAGCAGCGCCGGGGCACCACCGGCCTGGTGCCGCAGAGCCCTGCCGACCTGCTCTACCTCGAGACGGTCGCCGAGGAGTGTGCCGCCGCCGACCAGTCCGCCCGCGCCGACGCCGGGACCTGCCGAGCCGTCCTCGACCGGCTCGCGCCCGGCATCGACCCCGACGGGCACCCCCGCGACCTCTCCGAGGGGCAGCGGCTCGCGCTGGCCGTGGCGATCGTGCTCACCGCCCGGCCCCCGGTGCTGCTGCTCGACGAGCCGACCCGTGGCCTCGACTACCCGGCCAAGCGCGCCCTCGCCGGCCTGCTCCGCGAGCTCGCCGCCGAGCCGGGTGCGGCCCGTGCCGTGCTGGTCGCCACGCACGACGTCGAGTTCGTCGCGCAGGTCGCCGACGACCTGGTGGTCCTCGCCGAGGGCGAGGTCGTCTCCGCCGGTCCCGTGGTCCCGACGGTCTCCGAGTCGCCCGCCTTCGCGCCGCAGGTCACCAAGGTGCTCGGCGCCGGCTGGCTGCGCGTCGACGACGTGGCGGCGAGCCTGGCGGCCGAGGTCGCCCGGTGAGCGCCACCGCGAGCGAGACCCGCTCGGTCGCCGTACCCCTGCGGCTGCGCTCCGGCGTCGTCCTCGCGATCACCTCGGTGATCGGCCTGCTGATGCTCGCCTGGCCGCTGCTCCTCGACGTGCCGGCCGACACCGAGCGGGTCGACCCGCCGTTCCTCTTCCTGCTCCTGCTGCCGGTGATCCTGGGCGTGGTCCTCGCCGAGATGAGCGAGGGCGGCATGGACGCCCGTGTGCTCGCGATCCTCGGCGTGCTCAGCGCGGTCAACGCGGTGCTCCGCCTCGTCAGCGCCGGTACGGCGGGCCTGGAGCTCGTGTTCTTCCTGCTGATCCTCGGCGGCCGGGTGTTCGGGGCCGGGTTCGGCTTCGTGCTCGGCTGCACCTCGCTGTTCGCCTCGGCCCTGATGACCGCCGGCGTCGGCCCGTGGCTGCCGTTCCAGATGCTCGTCGCCGCCTGGGTCGGCATGGGCGCCGGGCTGCTCCCGCGCCGGGTGCGCGGACGTGCGGAGGTCGCCCTGCTGGCGGCGTACGGCGTCGTCTCGGCCTATCTCTACGGCCTGCTGATGAACCTGCAGGGCTGGCCGTTCATGGCCGGCATCCAGGTGCCCGGGCAGGACTCCACCGAGATCTCCTACGTCCCGGGCGCGGGCGTGCTCGAGAACCTGCACCACTTCGTCGTCTACACCCTGCTGACCTCGACCGGCGGCTGGGACACCGGTCGCGCGGTCACCAACGCGCTCGCGATCGTGCTG
This genomic interval from Nocardioides kongjuensis contains the following:
- the gatB gene encoding Asp-tRNA(Asn)/Glu-tRNA(Gln) amidotransferase subunit GatB, with the translated sequence MTEVLVPFDEVIAKYDPALGLEVHVELNTNTKMFCGCPAVFGGEPNTQVCPTCLGLPGAMPVVNGKAVESAIRIGLALNCSIAEWCRFARKNYFYPDMPKNFQTSQYDEPIAFDGWLDVEVEGETFRVEIERAHMEEDTGKSTHVGGATGRIHGADYSLVDYNRAGIPLIEIVTRPILVPAEKAPAVARAYVGQLRDLILALGVSDARMDQGSIRADVNLSLAPKGADKLGTRSETKNVNSLRSVERAVRYEMSRHAGILDAGGSVLQETRHFHEDTGTTSSGREKSDAEDYRYFPEPDLVPVAPSREWVEELRGTLPENPTQKRARLQEEYGFSDLEMRDVWAAGALPLIEATVAEGTAPQSARKWWVAELLRRANDAGVELAEVGVTPKQVAEVQALVDAKTINDKLARQVFDGLIAGEGTAAEVIEKRGLALVSDDGPLIAAIDDALAAQPDIAEKIRGGNHAAAGAVIGAVMKATRGQADAARVRELILEKLA
- a CDS encoding energy-coupling factor transporter transmembrane component T; protein product: MGAGRLARDLHPVAWWVWAVGLAVAASCTTNPWLLLVLLGVVTLVVLTCRSDQPWARSFRLYVWLGVVVLVVRILFRVLLGGDVPGHVLFTLPSIPLPDWAAGISLLGPFTREELLAATYEGLRLATLLIAVGAANALANPKRLMKSLPPALYEIGTAMTVAISVVPQLADSARRVRAAQQLRGGPEGRFRRVRGVRRLLVPILEDAFDRSLALAAGMDARGYGRTGELTAVQRRRTGALIIGGLVGVCVGVYAFLDSTAPRLLALPMLVLGMLLALGGFALAGRRVQRTRYRPDRWQLPELVVAGAGIAAGAGMWALQRWDTAVAHPGVLVRPDVSLLALAAALVAVLPVWAAPLPVTARRRVEVVA
- a CDS encoding ABC transporter ATP-binding protein, whose amino-acid sequence is MLELRGITLTYDDPETTARTTVLDRVDLTVTDGELVVLAGPTGVGKSTLLGVVAGLVPSYTGGTLAGDVLLDGASIVERPARERAHAIGYVGQNPAAWFVTDTVEEELAFGMEQLGLPAPTMRRRVEETLDLLGIAELRHRDLRTLSGGQQQRVAIGAVLTTHPRLLVLDEPTSALDPTAAEDVLATLTRLVHDLGVSVLVAEHRLERVVPFADRLCLLHRGGRVEVGEPAEVLRDAPIAPPLVELGRLAGWQPLPLTVREARRRAPALKERLGEPPHREQPASAEPVVDVRRLVLAHGRTPVLREVDLTLRPGTVTALMGRNGAGKSTLLWALQGRHAATSGTVRVAGQDPAELRPEQRRGTTGLVPQSPADLLYLETVAEECAAADQSARADAGTCRAVLDRLAPGIDPDGHPRDLSEGQRLALAVAIVLTARPPVLLLDEPTRGLDYPAKRALAGLLRELAAEPGAARAVLVATHDVEFVAQVADDLVVLAEGEVVSAGPVVPTVSESPAFAPQVTKVLGAGWLRVDDVAASLAAEVAR
- a CDS encoding ECF transporter S component; the protein is MSATASETRSVAVPLRLRSGVVLAITSVIGLLMLAWPLLLDVPADTERVDPPFLFLLLLPVILGVVLAEMSEGGMDARVLAILGVLSAVNAVLRLVSAGTAGLELVFFLLILGGRVFGAGFGFVLGCTSLFASALMTAGVGPWLPFQMLVAAWVGMGAGLLPRRVRGRAEVALLAAYGVVSAYLYGLLMNLQGWPFMAGIQVPGQDSTEISYVPGAGVLENLHHFVVYTLLTSTGGWDTGRAVTNALAIVLLGPAVLVTLRRAARKARIDRTGRGTATAR